The nucleotide window CCCCGGAGCGACCGCAGCCGCGAGCTGCACCGTCCCGCGCACGGAGTCCGGCAGGGCCTGGACGGCGGCGGACGTGGCCGCCCGGGCGACGGCGCTGCCCGCGTCCCCCGCCACCTGCAGCACTCCCCGGACCGCCTCGAGCACCTCGCCCCTCCGTCCGCCGACGCACGCTCCCCTGCCCTGAACGCTACCTCCGCCTGCTGCTCGGGTAACGTCCGGCGCCACGGCCGGCTCCCCGGCGCTCCGTCGGCGCGGCACGGCGGGACGTGCCGGCCCCGGCTCGAGCGGCGGAGGCAGCAGTGGCAACGGTGGAGCAGTGCCGGGCGGCGATCGAGGCGCTGTCGGCCCAGATGCAGCGCGGTAGGGGCGCCGCACAGTCCGCGGCCCAGCTCGACCGCAGCATCAGCGTGACCGTCCCCGATCTCGGCGTCGTCTTCTCCGGGCGCCTGCACGACGCGCGGATCGACGCCCTCACCACGGACCCGGCGCCGAAGGCGCAGATCCGGCTCCGGGTCGGCAGCGACGACCTCCTGGCACTGGTGAACGGCGAGCTGGCGTTCGCCCCGGCCTGGTCGAGCGGCCGGGTCAAGGTCGAGGCCAGCATCGGCGACCTGTTCAAGCT belongs to Motilibacter aurantiacus and includes:
- a CDS encoding SCP2 sterol-binding domain-containing protein, with amino-acid sequence MATVEQCRAAIEALSAQMQRGRGAAQSAAQLDRSISVTVPDLGVVFSGRLHDARIDALTTDPAPKAQIRLRVGSDDLLALVNGELAFAPAWSSGRVKVEASIGDLFKLRSLL